From the Streptomyces camelliae genome, one window contains:
- a CDS encoding DUF3099 domain-containing protein has protein sequence MASTPWRRETPRAESITRARTGLTHDLRGRQRRYLTAMLVRTACVVTMAATWHRWPVVAACALVGAALIPYVAVVVAQAHWRQQRGPRHAVSWVQAREEPTPRVVLEPTLILPPEGDTDRGTAA, from the coding sequence ATGGCCAGTACCCCATGGCGCCGGGAGACCCCCCGTGCCGAGTCCATCACCCGGGCGCGCACCGGCCTGACCCACGACCTGCGCGGCCGCCAGCGCCGCTACCTCACGGCGATGCTGGTGCGCACCGCGTGCGTCGTCACGATGGCCGCGACCTGGCATCGCTGGCCGGTCGTCGCGGCCTGCGCCCTGGTCGGCGCGGCGCTCATCCCGTACGTCGCCGTGGTCGTCGCCCAGGCCCACTGGCGCCAGCAACGAGGCCCCCGGCACGCGGTGAGCTGGGTCCAGGCCAGGGAGGAGCCGACCCCCCGCGTCGTACTCGAACCGACGCTGATCCTGCCGCCGGAGGGGGACACGGACCGGGGCACGGCGGCCTGA
- a CDS encoding 3-oxoacyl-ACP synthase III family protein, translated as MTEVGILGTGAYVPDRVVSNDEVGAAAAVDDAWVVRKTAIRERRWAAPEQATSDLAAAAGRAALESAGITADQLSVIVVATSTPDRPQPPTAAYVQHLLGASGAAAFDVNAVCSGEVFALASVEGILARSGGHALVIGADLYSRILNPADRRTVVLFGDGAGAMVLGSGRGARVRHISAHTFGELSGLIEVPAGGSRMPCDPAALEAGRQYFTMDGRAVRAFVEDQLPGLVKQFLHEAGVVPDDVRHFVPHQANGVMLDTVFEQLALSRAAMHLSLTRYGNTGAASIPITLDEAARAGAFRRGDLILLAGFGGGMSAGFALVEW; from the coding sequence ATGACCGAAGTCGGAATCCTCGGTACCGGTGCCTATGTGCCGGACCGAGTCGTCTCCAATGACGAAGTCGGCGCGGCGGCCGCGGTCGACGACGCCTGGGTCGTCCGCAAGACGGCCATCCGGGAGCGCCGCTGGGCCGCCCCCGAGCAGGCCACGTCGGACCTGGCCGCGGCCGCCGGCCGGGCCGCGCTGGAGTCGGCCGGCATCACCGCCGACCAGCTGTCCGTGATCGTCGTCGCCACCTCGACGCCGGACCGGCCGCAGCCGCCCACCGCCGCCTATGTCCAGCATCTGCTCGGCGCGTCCGGCGCGGCGGCGTTCGACGTCAACGCGGTGTGTTCCGGCGAGGTGTTCGCGCTCGCCTCGGTCGAGGGCATCCTCGCCCGCTCGGGCGGCCATGCGCTGGTCATCGGCGCGGACCTGTACTCGCGCATCCTGAACCCGGCCGACCGCAGGACGGTCGTCCTGTTCGGCGACGGCGCGGGCGCGATGGTCCTGGGCAGCGGCCGGGGCGCGCGCGTACGGCACATCAGCGCGCACACCTTCGGCGAGCTGTCCGGTCTGATCGAGGTGCCGGCCGGCGGCAGCCGGATGCCCTGCGACCCGGCGGCCCTTGAGGCCGGCCGGCAGTACTTCACGATGGACGGCCGGGCCGTGCGCGCCTTCGTCGAGGACCAACTGCCCGGACTGGTCAAGCAGTTCCTGCACGAGGCCGGTGTCGTCCCCGACGACGTCCGGCACTTCGTCCCGCACCAGGCCAACGGCGTCATGCTCGACACCGTCTTCGAGCAACTGGCCCTGTCCCGGGCCGCCATGCATCTCTCCCTGACCCGCTACGGCAACACCGGAGCCGCCTCCATCCCGATCACCTTGGACGAAGCCGCCCGCGCGGGCGCCTTCCGCCGAGGCGACCTGATCCTCCTGGCCGGTTTCGGCGGGGGCATGTCGGCCGGATTCGCGCTGGTCGAGTGGTGA
- a CDS encoding alpha/beta fold hydrolase, translating to MTKNSTSATSSQWTGMVPVDDTALAVTDTDGPGIPVVYLNGQFATQGYWRRVVAELGTTWRHITYDERARGRKSKRSADYSFEAAVRDVDAVLAARGVDRALLVGWSYGAVVAAHWAGRNPERCLGAVLVDGAFPYDWLDEAMEQRIRKLFRRMSWFMPLLRPTGITPRMTAEEQADSNIELGRLSRERELGPVLDGITVPVRYVVASGTSLGSRGDEQERIRAGLDAVTARNPNIRISAKVAGNHGAILRKDFRAVADALREVAALDHVGR from the coding sequence ATGACGAAGAACAGCACTTCCGCGACCAGTTCGCAGTGGACGGGCATGGTGCCGGTGGACGACACAGCCCTGGCCGTCACCGACACCGACGGCCCCGGCATCCCCGTGGTCTACCTGAACGGCCAGTTCGCCACCCAGGGATACTGGCGGCGGGTCGTCGCTGAACTCGGCACGACCTGGCGGCACATCACCTACGACGAACGGGCTCGCGGCAGGAAGTCGAAGCGCTCGGCGGACTACTCCTTCGAGGCCGCCGTCCGCGACGTCGACGCCGTTCTCGCGGCCCGGGGCGTGGACCGGGCACTGCTGGTGGGCTGGTCCTACGGCGCGGTCGTCGCGGCGCACTGGGCCGGCCGGAACCCGGAGCGCTGCCTGGGCGCGGTCCTGGTCGACGGCGCCTTCCCGTACGACTGGCTGGACGAGGCCATGGAACAGCGGATCCGGAAGCTGTTCCGGCGGATGAGCTGGTTCATGCCACTTCTGCGCCCCACGGGCATCACTCCGCGCATGACCGCCGAGGAGCAGGCGGACAGCAACATCGAGCTCGGCAGGCTCTCCCGCGAACGCGAACTGGGCCCTGTACTGGACGGCATCACCGTCCCCGTGCGGTACGTGGTCGCCTCGGGGACGTCCCTGGGAAGCCGCGGCGACGAGCAGGAACGGATCCGCGCCGGCCTCGACGCGGTGACCGCCCGCAACCCCAACATCCGCATCAGCGCGAAGGTCGCCGGCAACCACGGCGCGATCCTGAGGAAGGACTTCCGCGCCGTCGCCGATGCCCTACGCGAGGTCGCCGCCCTCGACCACGTGGGGCGCTGA
- the pcaB gene encoding 3-carboxy-cis,cis-muconate cycloisomerase, producing the protein MPTDLTGLAPVADPGLLAPVWADTPVVAAVSDGAWLQAMLDAEAALSRAQARLGTVPAAAARVISEAARADRLDLAALARQARESANPVVAFVREFTAVVASEDAAAARYVHRGSTSQDILDTATVLVARRALTLIHADLERVEEALAVLAARHRDTLMAGRTLALHAVPTTFGLKAAGWRHLVLDALDKADQLRFPVQLGGAAGTLAGYLEFAPDTEPAGYVQELTEAFAAELGLTAPLVPWHVLRTPVVDLATAAAFLCGALGKIAVDVLSLTRTEVGEVHEPAPSGRGASSAMPHKRNPVLATAIRSAALQAPQLAATVLGCLPSEDERSAGAWHAEWEPLRALLRLAGGAAHQAVELVSQLSVDPERMRANTRLTGGQIVSERIAVVLAPLLGKAQARELLNEASARSARTGEPLADILRQDSRASAVLADARLTDLFEPEAYTGAAGALTDRALSRTPCSGDRR; encoded by the coding sequence ATGCCGACTGATCTCACCGGCCTCGCGCCCGTGGCGGACCCCGGTCTGCTGGCGCCGGTCTGGGCGGACACCCCGGTCGTGGCCGCGGTGTCCGACGGGGCGTGGCTGCAGGCCATGCTGGACGCCGAGGCGGCGCTGAGCCGGGCGCAGGCCCGGCTCGGTACGGTGCCGGCGGCGGCCGCGCGGGTGATCAGCGAGGCCGCGCGGGCCGACCGGCTCGACCTGGCCGCCCTGGCCCGGCAGGCCCGCGAGTCCGCCAACCCGGTGGTGGCGTTCGTACGGGAGTTCACCGCGGTGGTGGCGAGCGAGGACGCGGCGGCGGCCCGGTACGTCCACCGCGGCTCGACCAGCCAGGACATCCTCGACACCGCCACCGTCCTGGTCGCCCGGCGGGCCCTGACCCTGATCCACGCCGACCTGGAACGCGTCGAGGAGGCGCTGGCCGTACTCGCCGCGCGGCACCGGGACACCCTGATGGCGGGCCGCACCCTGGCCCTGCACGCGGTGCCGACGACCTTCGGACTCAAGGCGGCGGGCTGGCGTCACCTCGTCCTGGACGCGCTGGACAAGGCGGATCAGCTGAGGTTTCCCGTCCAACTCGGCGGCGCCGCAGGCACGTTGGCCGGATACCTGGAGTTCGCGCCGGACACCGAACCGGCCGGCTACGTCCAGGAGCTGACCGAGGCGTTCGCGGCCGAACTGGGGCTCACGGCACCCCTCGTACCCTGGCATGTGCTGCGCACGCCCGTGGTGGACCTGGCCACGGCCGCCGCGTTCCTGTGCGGCGCCCTCGGCAAGATCGCGGTCGATGTGCTGTCCCTGACCCGGACCGAGGTCGGTGAGGTGCACGAACCGGCACCCAGCGGCCGGGGGGCGTCCTCGGCGATGCCGCACAAGCGCAACCCCGTGCTGGCCACGGCCATCAGGTCCGCCGCCCTGCAGGCGCCGCAGCTCGCCGCCACGGTGCTGGGCTGTCTGCCGAGCGAGGACGAGCGCTCGGCCGGTGCCTGGCACGCCGAATGGGAGCCGCTGCGCGCCCTGCTGCGGCTGGCCGGAGGCGCTGCGCACCAGGCGGTGGAACTCGTCTCCCAGCTGTCGGTGGACCCCGAGCGCATGCGCGCCAACACCCGGCTCACCGGAGGACAGATCGTCTCCGAGCGGATCGCCGTCGTCCTCGCCCCGCTGCTCGGCAAAGCGCAGGCACGCGAGCTGCTGAACGAGGCGTCCGCCCGGTCGGCGCGCACCGGTGAGCCCCTGGCCGACATCCTGCGGCAGGACAGCCGGGCCTCGGCCGTCCTCGCCGACGCCCGGCTGACCGATCTGTTCGAGCCAGAGGCGTACACCGGGGCGGCCGGTGCCCTGACGGACCGCGCGCTGTCCCGGACACCGTGTTCGGGGGACAGGCGCTAA
- a CDS encoding VOC family protein yields MIADLQCVVLDCSDPGELAEFYQSLLGGTVDQPDRRWALSEDWATLHTAAGLVLAFQRVAEYRPPLWPDPNRPQQFHLDFGVADLEHAQEQVLARGARVLDGGADGRSWRVYADPAGHPFCLVRH; encoded by the coding sequence GTGATCGCTGATCTGCAGTGCGTGGTGCTGGACTGCTCCGACCCCGGTGAACTCGCCGAGTTCTACCAGTCGCTCCTCGGTGGCACCGTCGACCAGCCGGATCGGCGGTGGGCGCTCAGCGAGGACTGGGCCACGTTGCACACGGCGGCCGGCCTCGTTCTGGCCTTCCAGCGGGTGGCGGAGTACCGGCCGCCGCTGTGGCCGGACCCGAACCGGCCACAGCAGTTCCACCTGGACTTCGGTGTCGCCGATCTGGAGCACGCTCAGGAACAGGTGCTGGCCCGGGGTGCCAGGGTGCTCGACGGCGGTGCGGACGGGCGGAGTTGGCGGGTCTATGCCGACCCCGCGGGTCATCCGTTCTGCCTGGTACGGCACTGA
- a CDS encoding VOC family protein, producing MIRKLQAVALDCADPAQLAEFYAELLGGRVVAHPEDPDWFEVHGFEGTTLACQRVDGYQPPEWPSQERPQQLHLDFDVDDLDGEEKRALALGATVLERTDQLRPEANWRIYADPAGHPFCLCFH from the coding sequence GTGATTCGAAAGCTGCAGGCGGTCGCGCTGGACTGCGCCGATCCGGCACAGCTCGCGGAGTTCTACGCGGAACTGCTCGGCGGCCGGGTGGTCGCGCACCCGGAGGATCCCGACTGGTTCGAGGTGCACGGCTTCGAAGGCACGACGCTGGCCTGCCAGCGGGTGGACGGATACCAGCCACCCGAATGGCCCAGCCAGGAGCGCCCGCAGCAGCTTCACCTGGACTTCGACGTGGACGACCTCGACGGGGAGGAGAAGCGGGCGCTCGCCCTCGGTGCGACCGTGCTGGAGCGGACGGACCAGCTCCGCCCGGAGGCCAATTGGCGGATCTACGCGGACCCGGCCGGCCATCCGTTCTGCCTTTGCTTCCACTGA
- a CDS encoding FAD-dependent oxidoreductase: protein MSLEVCAGDGGGGHGHAVVIGSGLAGLTAARALADFMDRVTVIERDRLPSGSGRRRGVPQARHTHTLMPAARQGLEQLFPGIVADLTAAGAVPVRMPQDMLLLGPAGWLPRFDAGLLALSAGRDLIDAVVRDRLRADPKVTFLQEHEAVCLEAGRHDTVAGVWVRGRDRRAPDGWSPRHLMPADFVVDATGRGSCAPRWLAELGYQTPRESAVRTPTTYASTLFAPPIGHVADFSALLLMGTPDQPRQGMLQPVEGGRWSVTLSAGDGSRPPADHEALLRAAGDLRHPLLREVIEAATPLGPVYACARTENRWRHYEKLRRWPDRFLVIGDAFVALDPAHGHGMTLAVQSALVLDHVLTGHGTATGITFRLRHALAQHLAPAWQASLHSLGAAGASPYLPPDGLRARLGRSWTARLAAAATTDEDAARLLLERLQTFDPPAAGLRRRELRAVLRAPRLTAAPAAPPSTTHGQGTRSRRPGTPAVPAIGVSIGSARPRATISSAHWSA, encoded by the coding sequence ATGAGCCTGGAGGTATGTGCCGGCGACGGGGGCGGCGGCCACGGGCACGCCGTGGTGATCGGCTCCGGCCTCGCCGGGCTCACCGCGGCACGGGCCCTGGCCGACTTCATGGACAGAGTCACCGTGATCGAGCGCGACCGGCTGCCCAGTGGCTCCGGGCGGCGCCGGGGCGTGCCCCAGGCCCGGCACACCCACACCCTCATGCCCGCGGCGCGGCAGGGCCTGGAGCAGCTGTTCCCGGGCATCGTCGCGGATCTCACCGCCGCCGGAGCGGTTCCGGTCCGCATGCCCCAGGACATGCTGCTGCTCGGCCCGGCCGGCTGGCTGCCCCGCTTCGACGCCGGCCTCTTGGCACTCAGCGCCGGCCGTGACCTGATCGACGCCGTCGTACGCGACCGGCTGCGCGCCGACCCGAAGGTGACCTTCCTCCAGGAGCACGAGGCGGTCTGCCTGGAAGCCGGCCGCCACGACACCGTCGCCGGGGTATGGGTCCGCGGCCGGGACCGGCGGGCGCCCGACGGCTGGAGCCCACGGCACCTGATGCCCGCCGACTTCGTGGTGGACGCCACCGGACGCGGCTCGTGCGCCCCCCGCTGGCTGGCCGAGCTCGGCTACCAGACGCCCAGGGAGTCGGCCGTCCGCACCCCGACCACCTACGCCTCCACCCTGTTCGCGCCGCCCATCGGCCATGTCGCCGACTTCAGCGCCCTGCTGCTGATGGGCACCCCCGACCAGCCCCGCCAGGGCATGCTCCAGCCCGTCGAGGGAGGCCGCTGGTCGGTGACGCTCAGCGCCGGCGACGGCAGCCGCCCGCCCGCCGACCACGAGGCCCTGCTGCGCGCCGCGGGCGACCTGCGCCACCCGCTGCTGCGCGAGGTCATCGAGGCCGCCACCCCCCTCGGCCCGGTCTACGCCTGCGCGCGCACCGAGAACCGCTGGCGCCACTACGAGAAGCTGCGTCGCTGGCCCGACCGGTTCCTCGTCATCGGCGACGCCTTCGTCGCCCTCGACCCGGCCCACGGCCACGGCATGACCCTCGCCGTGCAGTCCGCCCTCGTCCTCGACCACGTGCTGACCGGCCACGGCACCGCCACCGGCATCACCTTCCGGCTGCGCCACGCCCTCGCCCAGCACCTGGCCCCCGCCTGGCAGGCGAGCCTGCACAGTCTCGGCGCGGCCGGGGCAAGCCCGTATCTTCCGCCGGACGGGCTGCGCGCCCGGCTCGGCCGCAGCTGGACGGCCCGGCTCGCCGCCGCCGCGACCACCGACGAGGACGCGGCCCGGCTGCTGCTCGAACGCCTGCAGACCTTCGATCCGCCGGCCGCCGGGCTGCGCCGCCGCGAACTGCGGGCCGTACTGCGCGCCCCGCGCCTCACCGCCGCCCCGGCGGCGCCGCCCAGCACCACCCACGGCCAGGGCACCCGGAGCCGCCGCCCCGGCACGCCGGCCGTACCCGCCATCGGGGTCTCCATCGGCTCCGCCCGGCCCCGGGCCACGATCTCCTCGGCCCACTGGAGCGCCTGA
- a CDS encoding FAD/NAD(P)-binding protein, with translation MTHRTVCVIGAGPRGLSVLERLCANARSRTEGHTVHVHVVDPYPPGPGKVWRTDQSRQLLMNTVAGQISVFTDASVDLRGPLEPGPSLHEWAVALVAGEFGDDHPAHVLEEARTLGPDTYPTRAFYGRYLQWVYQRIVAGAPAGVTVTAHACLAVALDDVPDARGGSRQRVVLADGTVLADLDAVILCQGHLPGRPNAAEREFAARVRESGLTYIPPANPADVDLDVLAPGTKVLLRGLGLNFFDYMAQLTAGRGGTFARTGGRLVYHASGQEPRMYAGSRRGIPYQARGENEKGPHGRHEPLVLTAERIAELRRDHGHRGLDFRRHLWPLIAREVVTVYYRTLFTSRGHVGKAQQLQDELLAAGPGKEAGRAVLDAYGIDEKYRWDWDLLTRPYRDREFTGPRDFTDWLLDHLRDDVTEAEAGNVSGPRKAALDVLRDLRNEIRLAVDHGGLHGDSYRTDLDGWYTPLNAFLSIGPPARRVEEMTALIEAGVLHIVGPDLRVEAGVGGYSVSSPLVPGSEVRVDALVEARLPDITLRRTADPLLRHLLDTGQCDTYRIRTRSGGSYETDGLAVTGRPFHLLDAAGRPHPRRFAFGVPTESVHWVTAAGIRPGVNSVTLTDSDAIARAALDCDTEAVAAGAAGAVGTAGAVGAAATVGTAGTAGTAGQGLAHAD, from the coding sequence ATGACACATCGCACTGTCTGCGTGATAGGCGCAGGCCCTCGCGGGCTCTCCGTGCTCGAACGGCTCTGCGCCAACGCCCGCTCCCGGACCGAGGGCCACACCGTCCACGTCCACGTGGTCGACCCCTACCCGCCGGGACCCGGCAAGGTATGGCGCACCGACCAGTCCCGTCAGCTGCTCATGAACACCGTGGCAGGCCAGATCTCGGTGTTCACCGACGCCAGCGTGGACCTGCGCGGTCCCCTGGAGCCGGGGCCGAGCCTGCACGAGTGGGCCGTGGCCCTCGTCGCGGGCGAGTTCGGTGACGACCACCCGGCACACGTCCTCGAAGAGGCCCGCACGCTGGGCCCCGACACCTACCCGACCCGCGCGTTCTACGGCCGCTACCTCCAGTGGGTGTACCAGCGCATCGTCGCGGGCGCGCCCGCCGGGGTGACCGTCACCGCGCACGCCTGTCTCGCCGTGGCCCTGGACGACGTACCGGACGCGCGGGGCGGCTCCCGCCAGCGGGTGGTGCTCGCCGACGGAACCGTGCTGGCGGACCTGGACGCGGTGATCCTGTGCCAGGGCCACCTGCCGGGCCGGCCGAACGCCGCCGAGCGGGAGTTCGCCGCCCGGGTGCGGGAGTCGGGCCTGACCTACATCCCGCCGGCCAACCCGGCCGACGTCGACCTGGACGTGCTGGCCCCGGGCACGAAGGTGCTGCTGCGCGGGCTCGGACTGAACTTCTTCGACTACATGGCACAGCTCACCGCCGGCCGCGGCGGCACCTTCGCGCGGACCGGCGGCCGGCTCGTCTACCACGCCTCCGGGCAGGAGCCACGGATGTACGCCGGGTCCCGGCGCGGCATCCCGTACCAGGCCCGGGGCGAGAACGAGAAGGGCCCGCACGGCCGTCACGAGCCGCTCGTGCTCACCGCCGAGCGCATCGCCGAACTGCGCCGTGACCACGGCCACCGCGGACTCGATTTCCGTCGGCACCTGTGGCCGCTGATCGCCCGTGAGGTCGTGACCGTCTACTACCGGACGCTGTTCACCTCACGCGGACACGTCGGCAAGGCGCAGCAGCTCCAGGACGAATTGCTGGCGGCCGGACCGGGGAAGGAGGCGGGGCGTGCCGTCCTCGATGCGTACGGCATCGACGAGAAGTACCGCTGGGACTGGGACCTGCTCACCCGCCCCTACCGGGACCGGGAGTTCACCGGCCCGCGCGACTTCACCGACTGGCTCCTCGACCACCTGCGCGACGACGTCACCGAGGCCGAGGCCGGCAATGTCAGCGGCCCGCGCAAGGCGGCCCTCGACGTCCTGCGGGACCTGCGCAACGAGATCCGCCTCGCCGTCGACCACGGCGGACTGCACGGCGACTCGTACCGCACCGACCTGGACGGCTGGTACACCCCCCTCAACGCCTTCCTGTCGATCGGCCCGCCGGCGCGCCGCGTCGAGGAGATGACCGCACTGATCGAGGCCGGTGTGCTGCACATCGTCGGGCCGGACCTGCGCGTCGAGGCCGGCGTCGGCGGATACTCCGTCAGCTCGCCGCTCGTGCCCGGCTCCGAGGTCCGGGTGGACGCGCTCGTCGAGGCGCGCCTGCCCGACATCACCCTGCGCCGCACCGCGGACCCGCTGCTGCGCCATCTGCTGGACACCGGGCAGTGCGACACGTACCGCATCCGCACCCGCTCCGGCGGCAGTTACGAGACCGACGGGCTGGCCGTCACCGGGCGGCCGTTCCACCTGCTCGACGCGGCGGGACGGCCGCATCCGCGCCGCTTCGCCTTCGGCGTGCCGACCGAGTCGGTGCACTGGGTGACGGCCGCAGGCATCCGGCCCGGCGTCAACTCGGTGACCCTCACGGATTCCGACGCCATCGCCCGCGCGGCCCTCGACTGCGACACGGAGGCCGTCGCCGCAGGAGCCGCAGGAGCCGTAGGAACCGCAGGAGCTGTAGGAGCCGCAGCAACCGTAGGAACCGCAGGAACCGCAGGAACCGCAGGACAAGGACTTGCTCATGCCGACTGA
- the qcrB gene encoding cytochrome bc1 complex cytochrome b subunit: protein MSTTHKAPVDTRTEASKGERIADWADGRLGVYRSGFLLRKVFPEHWSFMFGEIALYSFIVLLLTGVWLTLFFDPSMTETVYHGSYVPLQGVPMSQAYSSTIHISFDVRGGLFIRQLHHWSALIMIAAMCAHTLRHLLHGSFRKPRELNWVIGFVLLIVVTLEGFVGYSLPDDLLSGTGLRIAEGVTLAIPLVGTYLTMFLFGGEFPGHNVIGRFYSIHILLIPGIIVALLTVHLILVFYHKHTQHRGPARTENNVIGQPLLPHYAAKAGGFFFLIAGVLCLLAGIAQINPVWTYGPYRPDLISQGSQPDWYMGFLEGALRAMPAWEFTVGGYTVNMAVLIPGVILPTLMIHVAAGWPFLEAWVTGDKREHHLLDKPRDHPTRTAFVTAFVALYLVLFFGGANDVLAEKFHLSLNEITWMVRIGFFVVPAVVYVITRRVCLGLARADREKLLHGRETGRIKRLPHGEFVEVHERLDRRREYTLLSREEYKPLPAPVAEVDGVPNPNLREEKRRYLLSRWLYGNQVPKPTEQEMREALAHLDHSANGHAAVNGHGPAAEHAEIGAQRSGEGQEADQELL from the coding sequence ATGAGCACCACCCACAAGGCGCCAGTGGATACCCGTACCGAGGCATCGAAAGGCGAGCGCATCGCCGACTGGGCGGACGGGCGGCTCGGGGTCTACCGCTCCGGTTTCCTGCTCCGGAAGGTGTTTCCCGAACACTGGTCGTTCATGTTCGGCGAGATAGCCCTCTACAGCTTCATCGTCCTGCTGCTGACCGGTGTCTGGCTGACCCTGTTCTTCGATCCGAGCATGACGGAGACGGTCTACCACGGATCGTACGTCCCGCTGCAGGGCGTGCCGATGTCGCAGGCCTACTCCTCCACCATCCACATCAGCTTCGACGTGCGCGGCGGTCTGTTCATCCGCCAGCTGCACCACTGGTCGGCGCTGATCATGATCGCCGCGATGTGTGCCCACACGCTGCGGCACCTGCTCCACGGCTCGTTCCGCAAGCCGCGCGAGCTCAACTGGGTGATCGGCTTCGTGCTCCTGATCGTGGTCACCCTTGAGGGCTTCGTCGGCTACTCGCTCCCCGACGACCTCCTCTCCGGCACCGGTCTGCGGATCGCCGAGGGCGTCACACTCGCCATTCCGCTGGTCGGAACGTATCTGACGATGTTCCTGTTCGGCGGCGAGTTCCCGGGCCACAACGTGATCGGCCGGTTCTACAGCATCCACATCCTGCTCATCCCGGGCATCATCGTGGCGCTGCTGACCGTGCACCTGATCCTGGTCTTCTACCACAAGCACACCCAGCACCGGGGTCCGGCCCGCACCGAGAACAACGTCATCGGCCAGCCACTGCTGCCGCACTACGCGGCCAAGGCCGGCGGCTTCTTCTTCCTCATCGCCGGTGTGCTCTGCCTGCTCGCGGGCATCGCCCAGATCAACCCGGTGTGGACATACGGTCCCTACCGGCCCGACCTGATCTCCCAGGGCTCCCAGCCCGACTGGTACATGGGCTTCCTCGAAGGCGCGCTGAGAGCCATGCCCGCCTGGGAGTTCACGGTCGGCGGCTATACCGTCAACATGGCCGTCCTGATCCCCGGCGTCATCCTGCCCACGCTGATGATCCACGTGGCCGCCGGCTGGCCGTTCCTGGAGGCCTGGGTCACCGGGGACAAACGCGAGCACCACTTGCTGGACAAGCCGCGCGACCACCCCACGCGTACCGCGTTCGTCACTGCCTTCGTCGCCCTGTACCTGGTGCTGTTCTTCGGCGGCGCCAACGACGTCCTGGCCGAGAAGTTCCATCTCTCGCTGAACGAGATCACCTGGATGGTGCGGATCGGCTTCTTCGTGGTCCCGGCCGTCGTGTACGTCATCACCCGGCGGGTCTGTCTGGGCCTGGCGCGGGCCGACCGCGAAAAGCTCCTGCACGGCCGCGAGACCGGCCGGATCAAGCGGCTGCCGCACGGCGAGTTCGTCGAGGTGCACGAGCGCCTGGACCGCCGGCGCGAGTACACCCTGCTGTCCCGCGAGGAGTACAAGCCGCTGCCGGCGCCCGTCGCGGAGGTGGACGGCGTGCCCAACCCGAACCTGCGCGAGGAGAAGCGGCGCTACCTGCTCAGCCGCTGGCTGTACGGCAACCAGGTACCCAAGCCGACCGAGCAGGAGATGCGGGAGGCCCTGGCCCATCTCGACCACTCGGCCAACGGCCACGCCGCGGTCAACGGCCACGGCCCGGCCGCCGAACACGCGGAGATCGGCGCCCAGCGTTCCGGCGAGGGACAGGAGGCGGACCAGGAACTGCTCTGA
- the mvk gene encoding mevalonate kinase, translating into MSEDRRARSVGIGRAHAKAIVLGEHAVVYGAPAIALPVPQLTVTASAGWSCRGPDDLGDVSFTSTGSPSRPLMTQASASLRRLIAEFTTTMAVTDGPHLDILIDGAIPHGRGLGSSAAVARAVALALADLHGVRLAEHEAFDLVQTAENVAHGRSSGVDARTVGAPAPLLFQAGEAEELKPGCDGLFIVADSGVVGRTKDAVELLRAGFQRHPGAQDRFVGRATQLTDEARHALASGRPEELGSRLTDYHELLRAAGLSTQGIDALVEAALDAGSHGAKITGGGLGGCMIALARPEQAGEVTRRLHAAGAVQTWVVPLRGPAEGG; encoded by the coding sequence GTGTCAGAAGACCGCCGGGCTCGTTCCGTCGGCATCGGTCGCGCTCACGCCAAGGCCATCGTGCTGGGAGAGCACGCCGTCGTGTACGGGGCGCCGGCGATCGCCCTTCCCGTTCCACAGCTGACGGTCACGGCAAGCGCCGGGTGGTCCTGCCGCGGCCCCGACGACCTGGGCGACGTGTCCTTCACGTCCACCGGTTCCCCGTCCCGGCCGCTGATGACGCAGGCCTCCGCCAGCCTGCGCCGGCTGATCGCCGAGTTCACCACGACCATGGCCGTGACCGACGGCCCGCACCTCGACATCCTCATCGACGGGGCGATCCCGCACGGCCGGGGACTCGGTTCCAGCGCGGCCGTCGCGCGCGCTGTGGCCCTCGCCCTCGCCGATCTTCACGGCGTCCGCCTGGCGGAGCACGAGGCCTTCGACCTGGTGCAGACGGCCGAGAACGTGGCCCACGGCCGCTCCAGCGGCGTCGACGCGCGGACCGTCGGTGCGCCCGCTCCGCTGCTGTTCCAGGCGGGCGAGGCCGAGGAACTGAAGCCAGGCTGCGACGGCCTGTTCATCGTCGCGGACAGCGGCGTCGTGGGCCGTACCAAGGACGCGGTCGAGCTGCTGCGGGCGGGGTTCCAGCGGCACCCCGGAGCGCAGGACCGATTCGTGGGGCGCGCCACGCAGCTGACCGACGAGGCCCGGCACGCGCTCGCCAGCGGCAGGCCGGAGGAGCTCGGCTCGCGGCTGACGGACTATCACGAGCTGTTGCGTGCGGCCGGGCTCAGCACCCAGGGGATCGACGCCCTGGTCGAGGCCGCGCTGGACGCGGGCAGCCACGGCGCGAAGATCACCGGCGGCGGTCTGGGCGGCTGCATGATCGCGCTGGCCCGGCCGGAGCAGGCCGGAGAGGTCACCCGGCGGCTCCACGCAGCCGGTGCCGTGCAGACCTGGGTCGTACCGCTGAGAGGACCCGCCGAGGGCGGATGA